Proteins co-encoded in one Malus sylvestris chromosome 9, drMalSylv7.2, whole genome shotgun sequence genomic window:
- the LOC126582928 gene encoding NADPH-dependent diflavin oxidoreductase 1-like isoform X4 — protein MEEERTRKKLLILYATQTGNALSVAERVGRETERRGCPVHLLSLDQYDARCLAQEGTVIFVVSTTGQGDTPDPMNGFWKDLLQKNLSRQWLEGLRYAVFGLFVAKKLDRRLLDLGATPIVRRGLGDDQHPSGCEAALDPWMASLWNMLNKIDPNYLPNGPDFLIPYENFMAKPKVRILYRDIDKVDSQVSSKSDLNHMALQIERARRMSPLKFSLDRPDCILKLVKNEPLTKSGCKDEEVHYFEFEFVSSVVTYLRFSPVKVLLQWMLSYFVVIWTLNHSSQFILQKWRISFLILVMSMFASAEHERERLQYFVSPEGRDDLYQYNQREQRTVLEVLEDFSSVQMPLEWLVQLVPPLKRRAFSISSSPSAHLNQVHLTVNVVSWTTLFKTIRAGLCSNWLSKLDPEQRVYVPVWFQKGSLPPPRPSLPLSLIGPGTGCAPFRGFVEERAVRTCKQTNTKTKA, from the exons ATGGAGGAGGAGAGAACGAGGAAGAAACTACTGATACTCTACGCCACCCAAACCGGAAACGCTTTATCCGTCGCCGAGCGAGTGGGCCGCGAAACCGAGCGCAGAGGTTGCCCCGTCCACCTTCTCTCCCTCGACCAATACGACGCC AGATGCTTAGCTCAAGAGGGCActgtaatttttgttgtttcaACCACTGGCCAGGGAGATACTCCTGATCCCATGAAT GGGTTTTGGAAAGATCTTCTGCAGAAAAATCTGAGTAGGCAATGGCTGGAGGGACTCCGTTACGCTGTTTTCGGATTG TTTGTGGCAAAGAAGCTTGATAGGAGACTTTTGGACCTTGGGGCAACCCCGATTGTCCGAAGAGGTTTGGGAGATGATCAGCACCCATCAGG GTGTGAAGCTGCTCTGGATCCGTGGATGGCATCATTGTGGAATATGTTGAATAAAATCGATCCCAACTACTTGCCAAATGGCCCAGACTTTTTGATTCCATATGAAAATTTCATGGCGAAACCAAAGGTTCGGATTCTGTATCGTGACATTGACAAGGTGGATTCACAAGTTTCGTCTAAGTCAG ACTTGAATCACATGGCGTTGCAGATTGAAAGGGCACGCAGAATGTCTCCTTTGAAGTTTTCTCTTGACAGGCCTGACTGCATTCTTAAATTG GTAAAAAATGAACCACTGACTAAATCAGGTTGTAAAGACGAAGAGGTGCATTACTTCGAATTTGAATTTGTTTCATCT GTGGTGACGTACTTGAGGTTCTCCCCAGTCAAAGTTCTGCTGCAGTGGATGCTTTCATACTTCGTTGTAATTTGGACCCTGAATCATTCATCACA GTTCATCCTTCAGAAATGGAGAATCAGCTTCCTGATACTT gTCATGAGTATGTTTGCATCCGCTGAACATGAAAGAGAAAGACTTCAGTATTTTGTGTCACCAGAAGGAAGAGATGATCTATACCAATACAATCAGAGGGAACAACGGACTGTTCTGGAGGTTTTAGAGGATTTCTCCTCTGTTCAAATGCCACTCGAATGGCTGGTACAGTTGGTTCCTCCTTTGAAAAGGAGGGCTTTCTCCATCTCTTCGTCCCCTTCTGCCCACCTCAATCAAGTTCACTTAACAGTTAATGTAGTATCATGGACAACGCTGTTCAAAACAATTCGAGCAGGTCTCTGTTCAAATTGGCTATCCAAGCTTGATCCTGAACAAC GTGTTTACGTTCCAGTGTGGTTTCAGAAGGGTTCCCTTCCTCCCCCACGACCATCACTTCCTCTCAGTCTCATTGGACCTGGAACTGGCTGTGCGCCTTTTCGTGGATTTGTGGAGGAAAGAGCTGTAAGAACttgtaaacaaacaaacaccaaGACCAAAGcatga